One Serratia liquefaciens genomic window, GAGCGAGCTGGTCGCCTAGCTACAACTCGAAATTCATAGGGTATATGCTTTTATACTGAATGATAATTAGCGCGTCACGCGGATACCGCCTTCGACGCCTTTCGGGCTGAAGACGACCTGCCACAATTGAATGTCACGGGCGCGAAACGCACCGGCGCAGGCGTTCAGGTAATAACTGAACATGCGCTCGAAACGATCCGAATAACGCTGGGCCAGTTGCGGCCACGCCTGTTTGAATCGTTCGTACCACACCATCAGAGTGCGATCGTAATCAGCGCCAATATTGTGCCAATCTTCCATCACAAAATGCCCTTCGCTGGCCTGAGCAATATGGGCGACCGACGGCAGGCAGCCATTCGGGAAGATATATTTGTTGATCCACGGGTCAACATTCATATCTGTCTGATTCGAGCCAATGGTATGCAGCAGGAAAAGGCCGTCCGGCTTTAAATTACGTTCGACCACGTTGAAGTAGGTGCGGTAATTTTTCGGGCCGACGTGCTCAAACATGCCGACGGAAACAATGCGGTCAAACTGCAGGTGCAAGTCGCGGTAGTCCTGCAGCAGGATCTCGACGTCCAGCCCGGCACAGCGCTCCTGCGCCAGCTTTTGCTGCTCGGCGGAAATGGTTACGCCAACCACCGAAACGCCGTAGTTTTTCGCCGCATAGGCAGAAAGGCCGCCCCAGCCGCAGCCGATATCCAGCAAATTCATGCCGGGTTGCAGCTGCAGTTTTTCGCAAATCATCCGCAATTTGGCTTCCTGCGCTTCTTCCAGCGTGGTCGCCTCTTTCCAGTAGGCGCAGGAATATTGCATATAAGGATCCAGCATCAGGGTAAAGAGATCGTTCCCCAGATCGTAATGTTCTTTGCCGACTATCCAGGCGCGTTTCTTCGATTGCAGATTAGTTAATCGCGCGGCGGCAATACGCAGGGTATCTTTGAGATGGCGGGGCAGTTTCTTTTCCAGACCGGCGCGGACCACGTGATGAAAGAATATATCCAGCCGTTCGCATTCCCACCAGCCGTCCATATAACTTTCGCCCAGGCCGAGAGAACCCTCCTGCAGCACGCGTTTAAAAAAATTAGGATTTTTAACCTGAATATCGAAAGGGCGCGAGCCGTTTATTTCAATACCGGCCATGCTGAGCATTTCATGAGCGATACGGTACCATTGGTTGTCCTGGATGCTCACATCTTCTATACACGATGAACTCATAGCTTCTCCATCACCTTCTTCTGACTTATGACCCGTCAAAAAAATAGCTTAGACCTATTCTGCGGGTGCATACGTTTACCTACGGTAAAAGATCCCGTGGCGTCTGATATCCGACTATGAACAGAGGAAAATTTTAAGAAGGTTCCTGCGCAAGAAACGCGGGAAAGACAATCCTTAAAAAAGTGTGACGCCATACGCGTACACAACAGCTACTTGTGATAAAGAAATTATAAAAGTGTTATTTTTAAAGGTCGTTTTTGAGTATAGGCTTGCCGAGGCGCTTACTCAACTGTAAATCGCACTCGGCAAATATATTCTTTAAGTGATTATTAATGCAGGTAATTATGACGCAGAGTTAGCATGCTCCTGGCGCGTCGCCTGCCGATCGTCCATCACCTTTCTCCGTTGCATCAGATAGCCCAACGCGGCCAGTACCACCGTCGAAACCATCACCGTGACCGTTGCCAACAGAGGCTGAGCAATAAAGGCCGAAACCAGCATGCTGGCGACAAAACACAGGCCTAACTGCAGCGTGTTTTGCAAGGCGGCAGCTTTACCGGTGCCCTCCGGGAACGGGGTCAACGCATTGGCTACCACGATAGGGTAAATGGCTCCGTTGACCAACGCCATCACGCAGAACGGAATTAACAACGTAGTAAGCGTGGGCTGAGTAAGCGTGGCAACCAGATATAATGCAACCATACTGATGCCATAAACTACCAGCAGCCAGGGCAACAAGGTGTTGCCATTCATGCGGTTTAACGCGGTACGGCAACCATAGCCTCCCAATAAGAAAGCCAGAGTCTGCGGCACATAGCTAAGGCCGATATCATTGGGGCTGTAGCCCATCTCGCCAAGAATAAACGGCGAACCGGTCAGCCAGGCGAAGAAACCGGCAGAACAGGCGGCAAAGATCATGACGTTGCCGCTGAAAATGCGAGATTTCAGCAGTTGCATGAAGCTGAGCGCGCTCTTCTTATTGTCGATGGAAGGCACGGTTTTGGCGCTTTCTTTCAGCATCAGCGTCGGCAGCAACAGGATCACGGTGATGCCCAGCAACACGGCGAAAATGGCGCGCCAGCCCATGTGGTTCAGCAACCAGGCACCCACCAATGGCGCCAGCGCCGGTGAAAGGGCCACCAGCGGCATAATGGTGGCGAACACGCGGTTAGCCTTGCCTTCGCGATAGCGGTCAATCACCAACGCCTGCCAGGTAACGGCAGCGGAACAAACCCCAATCGCCTGGATAAAGCGCAGCGACCAAAGTTGCACGGCATTTTGCACCCACAACATGCCGAGGCAGCCGAGGGCAAACAGCGCCAGGCCGATCAGCAACACCGGTTTGCGGCCGAGGCGATCGGAAAGCGGGCCCCACAGCAGTTGTGCAAAGGCAAACCCAGCCAGGAAGATGCTCAGGCTGGCGCTGATGGCCCCGGCGGAAATCTGCAGGTCTCGCTGCATCATGCCAAAGGCGGGCAGGTACATGTCGGTGGCCAGGTAACCCAGCATGCTCAGGCCGGCAAGGTAGAACATAAAACCAAAGGAATTTCGCATGGTATTTCTCGTTAATATTTTATTGTCGCAGGTTTTTAGCGCCGGCAAGTGTATCCGGCTGGATCTCTGCTTGTGAAACGGTAATATTTGCGAGGTGCTGTTAAAAAAATTGAAGGCAAAACTATGTGGTCTGAATATTCACTGGATGTCGTAGATGCGGTAGCCCGCACCGGCAGTTTCAGCGCCGCGGCGCAGGAGCTGCATCGTGTGCCGTCGGCGGTCAGTTACACGGTGCGGCAGTTGGAGCAATGGCTGGCGGTGCCGCTGTTTGAGCGCCGTCATCGTGACGTGGAATTGACACCTGCGGGCGTGTTGTTTATTCAGGAAGCGCGCGGTGTCATCAAAAAAATGCTCGACACGCGCCGACAGTGCCAGCAGGTGGCTAACGGCTGGCGGGGTCAATTGAAAATTGCGGTGGACATCATCGTTAAACCCCAGCGTAGCCGCCAATTGGTGCTGGATTTTTACCGCCATTTCCCCGACGTCGAACTGCTGGTTCAGCCGGAGGTGTTTAATGGCGTATGGGATGCGCTGGTGGACGGTCGTGCCGATATGGCGATCGGTGCCACAAGGGCAGTACCTGTGGGCGGCGGCTTCGCCTTTCGCGATATGGGGGATATGCGCTGGCTGTGCGTGGCCAGTCCGCAGCACCCATTGGCCACGATAGAAGGGCTGCTGAACGACGATCAACTCCGGCCTTTTCCGTCGCTGTGCCTGGAAGATACTTCGCGCAACCTGCCCAAGCGCGTGACCTGGACGTTGGACAACCAACGACGCCTGGTGGTACCAGACTGGGCTTCTGCGGTGGATTGTCTGTGTGCCGGGTTGTGCGTTGGCATGATGCCCGCGCATCAGGTACTGCCTCTGGTGCAGCGCGGGGAACTGGTGGCGCTACAGTTGCAACAGCCATTTCCCGCCAGCCCTTGTTGTCTGACCTGGCAGCAAAATACGCCGTCACCGGCGATGGCCTGGCTGCTCGATTATCTGGGGGACAGTGAAACCTTGAATCAGGAGTGGCTAAGCGAAGAATGACGCCGGAAACCGCGAGGGTTTCCGGCGCAGATAATTAGCGGCGATAATCGATGAACGGGCCGTCAGCGACCGAACGGCGCTCAACCAGCTTGGGATGAACCTCAATGACCTGCGACTCTTCACGTTTGCTGATAATGCGATCCAGCAGCATGGTGAATGCCATCTCGCCCAAACGCTCTTTGGGCTGATGAATAGTGGTCAGTGCCGGGGTAAAGTAGCGGGCATTTCGTACGTTATCGTAGCCAATTACCGAAATGTCCTGCGGCACGCGCAGTCCAAGTTCATCGGCGGCGCAGATCGCACCCATTGCCATGATATCGCCACCGCAGAATATCGCGGTAGGGCGTTGCTTCTGCGACAGTATCTGATGCATGGCCTTGTAACCGGATTCCGGCTCAAAGTCGCCCTGAACAATCCACTCTTCGCGCACGTCGATATTGGCTTCTTCCATGGCTTTTAAAAAGCCCTGATGGCGGCCGCCGCCGGTATTGCGTGCCAGCTGGCCCGGAATGGCCCCGATATCGCGGTGGCCGCGTTCAATCAGGTAGCGCCCGGCCAGATAGCCGCCTTCGAAGGCGTTATCGATAATGGTGTCGGTAAAGTCACCGCGTGCGGCGCCCCAATCCATGACGACCATCGGGATATTGCGATAATCTTCCAGCATGCCGAGCAGTTGGTCCGGGTATTCCGAACACATGACTAACAGACCATCGACGCGCTTTTGCGCCAACATCGCCAGATAGGCGCGTTGTTTGTCCAGATTGTTATGCGAGTTGCACAGGATCAGCGTATAGCCTTTGCTGTAGCAGCTGTTTTCCACCGCCTCGATCACTTCGGCAAAGTAAGGCGCTTCGCTCGACGTGGCCAGCAGACCAATAGATTTGGTGTGGTTGACCTTGAGGCTGCGCGCCACGGCGCTGGGTGAATAGTGCAGCTCTTTGATCGCGGCGCCAACGGCCGCTTTTGTCTCTTCGGCGACGAAACGAGTCTTATTGATGACGTGCGAAACGGTGGTGGTGGAAACGCCAGCGCGTTTGGCCACATCTTTAATCGTTGCCATGTAAAGAATGACTCCTGAACTCACATGTTGCAGTATGTAAGTGTGATGTTAATCGTTTGCCTGCGTAGATCCTTCTCCAAAGAAGCGAAAACTGAGTTTTTAGTGTGTTGAAGTCGTCAGCGCTTGGTCAGGAGGGGCATTTTGCCGGTACACAGTTGTGAACTGCGAATTTTGTCCCATATTGAGCAAAAGGGGAAGAGGTAATCGGTATTATAAACTGGGAAATGATAACAAGATTTTATCGGCCAACTGTGGGAAAATGGTTTAACACATTAATTGTGTGCCTTTTACCCTTGGGAAACCCAATCTGAAAAGGAGTTATAATGGATACCGATTTGAAAATGTCACTGTTCACCACCCTGGGTGCGCTGGCTGTGATTATCGCTTTTAGCTTCACCGCAGCATTGAACTGATACTCTTCAGTCAACCAGGCGCAGCTCGCTACGCCTGGTTGTACTTTCCCCCGCGTTACGCCAGATTTTCCTCCACAAATGCCCAGTTAACCAGCGCCCAGAAGTTTTCCAGGTAGGTCGGTCGTGCGTTGCGATAATCGATATAGTAGGCGTGTTCCCAAACGTCGACGGTCAGCAGCGGTTTGTCTTCACCGGTCAACGGCGTGGCCGCGTTCGAGGTATTAACAATCGCCAGCGAGCCATCCGGCCTTTCCACTAACCAGGTCCAGCCTGCGCCGAAGTTTTTCACCGCGGCGTCGCTGAATTGTTCCCGGAAGGCGGTAAAAGAACCAAAAGCCTGGTTGATCGCCGCGGCCAATTTGCCCTGAGGCTCTCCGCCGCCCTGAGGTGACAGGCAGTGCCAATAGAAGGTGTGATTCCATACCTGGGCCGCATTGTTGAAGATGCCGCCGCTGGAAGCCTTGATGAGGGCTTCAAGGGAGGAACCTTCAAACTCGCTGCCTTTCAGCAGATTGTTCAGGTTGACCACGTAGGCGTTGTGATGCTTGCCATAGTGGTATTCCAGGGTTTCTGCCGAAATGTGCGGTTCGAGGGCGTTTTTTTCATAAGGTAGTGCGGGCAGTTCAAACGACATTGCTTCCTCCTTGTACAGTGCCAATTTTCCGTCAGAGCAACGGAAATGCAATTGACCTGTTTTTATTGTGGGTATTTAGCTTAGCAATTTTCGCGATGAAATACAGTGGGGCGGGCTAAAGGATTGGGTGCTTTAGGGACAGCAGGAAAATCAGTCAGGGGAGTGCGGCTGGACAGGCCAGCCGCGAAGGAGTTTATCGAATGGTTTTCGGTGTTACTACACGGCGAGCGCCGATGTAATGGTTTTGCCAGTAGTCATTGTCGAGCTGGCTGATCCGAATTTCTTCACCGGTACGCGGTGACTGAATGAATTTGCCGTTGCCCAGATAAACGCCAACATGGTCTGCTACGCCGCGGTTATTAATGCGGAAGAACACCAGGTCACCGCTTTCCAGCTCGCTTCTCTTGATCGGCGCGGCGTCGCGCAGGTGGTACATCTCGTTGGCGGTGCGCGGCATTTTGATTTTCACCACGTCTTTATACGCGTAGTAAATCAGGCCGCTGCAGTCGAAGCCGGTTCTTGGCGAAGTACCGCCCCAGCGGTAAGGCTTGCCCATTTGGTCCATCAGCTTGGCCATCGCGGTTTGCTTGGCATGCTGGTAGCGTTTTTTGTGCGCTGGAGTCAGCTTCAAGGGTTTATCATCACGCACCAACTTCGCAGTAGCCATACCGGCTTCGCGGTGGCGACCATAGCCTTTTTTGTAACCCTTTTTCGGCGGGGTAACTTTGATTTTAGCTATTTTCTGAGTTTTGCCTTTCGATTTGGCGCTGACGATCTTTTTAGCGGTTTTTTCCGTTTTGGCTTTGGAAAGCTTGGCGGTTTTCTGCGGGGTGGTGGTTTTGGCTTTTTTGCTGGCTTTTACCGCTTTCTTTTTCTTGCGGTCATCGGGCCGGGCTTCGTTGACATGGCTCTTGCGCTGCTCGGCGGCAATGCGTCCCTGCGGCGCAGCATGCGCCAGATTGAAGAATAGCTGTGTAAACAACAGCACAAAAAGCGTAAGAATTAAACGCATGTCGACGTTACCAACCTTGGCCCCGGAACAGATATCGAAAGAAGGACAGTATTCCCGAATTTCGCCATATAAAACAGCGAAGAACTCATAAATGATAATCCATATTGTGAGAAAACGTTAATGGCATTTTTTTTGCCGAAAAATCAAACCGTTGATGTATAAAAAAAAGACAATCACCGTCGGCGGGATTATTTAGCGGCGCATTTTGATGACAAAATATATTAGTGAAATGGCCAGATTAAAAATGTTATTCTGCGCATATGTTTTGACCGGAAAGGCTTTGCCGGTAAGACGCGACTGACTACGGGGAAATGCCCTTGCAAAAGATGGCGTTTTCTTGCGACTGTTCCAGCCGCTACAATGGCCGGTGTGATGCATGTTGTAGCCATAAGACTTGGCTTGAGGAAGCAATACAATGACGACGACGATTGAAAAAATTCAGCACCAGATCGCTGAGAACCCGATTCTGTTGTACATGAAGGGTTCACCGAAATTGCCAAACTGCGGTTTCTCTGCGCAAGCCGTGCAGGCGCTGTCTGCCTGTGGCGAACGCTTTGCCTACGTTGATATTCTGCAGAACCCGGACATCCGTTCCGAGTTGCCTAAATACGCCAACTGGCCGACCTTCCCACAGCTGTGGGTCGACGGTGAGCTGGTAGGCGGCTGCGATATCATCATCGAAATGTATCAGCGCGGCGAACTGCAGCAGCTGATCAAAGAAACGGCAGAGAAGTACAAACAGCAGGAAGACCAGCAGCCATAATCGGCTCGGTTTTACTGTTGGGTTCCATCGGGCGGCACCAGTGAAGACTGGGCCGCCCGATTTTTTTGTCTTAGTCGGTGTTTTCGACCGCCAGTGGCCAGCCACCCAGGCGTTTCCAACGGTTGACCAGCTCGCAGAACAGCAAAGCGGTTTGCTCGGTGTCATACAGGGCTGAGTGCGCCTGAGAACTGTCGAACGGGATATTGGCGGCGATGCAGGCTTTGGCCAGCACCGTCTGCCCCAGTACCAGCCCACTCAGCGCCGCAGTATCAAAGGTGGCGAAGGGGTGGAACGGGTTGCGTTTCAGGCTGGCGCGCTCTGCGGCCGCCATCAGGAAGCTGTGATCAAAATTGGCATTGTGCGCCACAATGATTGCCCGGTTGCAGCCACGATCCTTGATGCCCTTGCGCACGGCTTTAAAAATAGCGTGCAACGCATCGTGCTCACTGACCGCACCGCGCAATGGGTTACTTGGGTCGATGCCGTTAAAGGCCAGCGCTTCCGGCTGCAGGTTGGCGCCTTCAAAAGGTTCCACGTGGAAGTGCAGGGTCTCGTCCTGCTGCAACCAGCCGTTTTCATCCATTTTTAACGTAACGGCGGCAATCTCCAGCAGCGCGTCGGTTTTGGCATTAAATCCGGCAGTTTCTATATCTATGACTACGGGGTAAAACCCACGAAAACGGCCACTCAGGGCGTTAAGATCACTTTTTTCGGCCATCAGTTTCTTATCTTCATCGAATGCAGCGCGCATTATGGCAAATTTTGCGCCCGGTTGCAGGCGGTTATCACGCAGATAAAAATAAGGGCGCAGGAAGCGCCCTTAATCGACCTCAGTGGCCCAGACCATGCCCGGCATGTTTGTTCTCGATCAGTTCGATCTTGTAACCGTCCGGGTCTTCAACAAAGGCGATCACCGTGGTGCCACCTTTTACCGGTCCGGCTTCGCGAGTAACCTTGCCACCGGCGTTGCGGATGCTGTCACAGGTTGCGGCGACATCGTCGACGCCCAGCGCCAAATGACCAAACGCGCTGCCCATTTCGTAGCTGTCGGTGCCCCAGTTATAGGTCAGTTCAATCACCGCACCTTCGCTTTCATCGGTATAGCCCACAAACGCCAGCGAGTATTTGTATTCCGGGTTCTCGCTGGTACGCAGCAAGCGCATGCCTAATACCTTGGTATAAAAGTCGATGGAACGTTGCAGGTCACCGACGCGGATCATGGTATGGAGTAAGCGCATAATTCCTCTGATTGGATGTGCCGTTGCCAATGGCGGATGGATTGAAGCGAAATTCAGTATAGCGTTGCCGCATAAGGGATTTCAATGTATGCCGGGGCGGGAGCGGGAGAGTTGGAGTGACATTGTCACCTTATTAATGGCAATCGCACAGTATGTGCCCTATGGTTGATGGAAATAGGTACTATACCCCCCGCAAGGAACAGCAGGGTCGGATAGCGATCCAGACTCAGGCGGATGGCCTCAATTTATACATTTGGATCTGGTTAATATGTTTTTTTGTTTTTTCCCGTGCGGAATGATGGCTACTGCCGAAGGAGATCATCAATGGACGAAATGCTGATTCTGGTGGATGCCGAAGATAATTCCGTGGGGTCACAAACCAA contains:
- the cfa gene encoding cyclopropane fatty acyl phospholipid synthase, with amino-acid sequence MSSSCIEDVSIQDNQWYRIAHEMLSMAGIEINGSRPFDIQVKNPNFFKRVLQEGSLGLGESYMDGWWECERLDIFFHHVVRAGLEKKLPRHLKDTLRIAAARLTNLQSKKRAWIVGKEHYDLGNDLFTLMLDPYMQYSCAYWKEATTLEEAQEAKLRMICEKLQLQPGMNLLDIGCGWGGLSAYAAKNYGVSVVGVTISAEQQKLAQERCAGLDVEILLQDYRDLHLQFDRIVSVGMFEHVGPKNYRTYFNVVERNLKPDGLFLLHTIGSNQTDMNVDPWINKYIFPNGCLPSVAHIAQASEGHFVMEDWHNIGADYDRTLMVWYERFKQAWPQLAQRYSDRFERMFSYYLNACAGAFRARDIQLWQVVFSPKGVEGGIRVTR
- the punC gene encoding purine nucleoside transporter PunC, which translates into the protein MRNSFGFMFYLAGLSMLGYLATDMYLPAFGMMQRDLQISAGAISASLSIFLAGFAFAQLLWGPLSDRLGRKPVLLIGLALFALGCLGMLWVQNAVQLWSLRFIQAIGVCSAAVTWQALVIDRYREGKANRVFATIMPLVALSPALAPLVGAWLLNHMGWRAIFAVLLGITVILLLPTLMLKESAKTVPSIDNKKSALSFMQLLKSRIFSGNVMIFAACSAGFFAWLTGSPFILGEMGYSPNDIGLSYVPQTLAFLLGGYGCRTALNRMNGNTLLPWLLVVYGISMVALYLVATLTQPTLTTLLIPFCVMALVNGAIYPIVVANALTPFPEGTGKAAALQNTLQLGLCFVASMLVSAFIAQPLLATVTVMVSTVVLAALGYLMQRRKVMDDRQATRQEHANSAS
- the punR gene encoding DNA-binding transcriptional activator PunR, giving the protein MWSEYSLDVVDAVARTGSFSAAAQELHRVPSAVSYTVRQLEQWLAVPLFERRHRDVELTPAGVLFIQEARGVIKKMLDTRRQCQQVANGWRGQLKIAVDIIVKPQRSRQLVLDFYRHFPDVELLVQPEVFNGVWDALVDGRADMAIGATRAVPVGGGFAFRDMGDMRWLCVASPQHPLATIEGLLNDDQLRPFPSLCLEDTSRNLPKRVTWTLDNQRRLVVPDWASAVDCLCAGLCVGMMPAHQVLPLVQRGELVALQLQQPFPASPCCLTWQQNTPSPAMAWLLDYLGDSETLNQEWLSEE
- the purR gene encoding HTH-type transcriptional repressor PurR, yielding MATIKDVAKRAGVSTTTVSHVINKTRFVAEETKAAVGAAIKELHYSPSAVARSLKVNHTKSIGLLATSSEAPYFAEVIEAVENSCYSKGYTLILCNSHNNLDKQRAYLAMLAQKRVDGLLVMCSEYPDQLLGMLEDYRNIPMVVMDWGAARGDFTDTIIDNAFEGGYLAGRYLIERGHRDIGAIPGQLARNTGGGRHQGFLKAMEEANIDVREEWIVQGDFEPESGYKAMHQILSQKQRPTAIFCGGDIMAMGAICAADELGLRVPQDISVIGYDNVRNARYFTPALTTIHQPKERLGEMAFTMLLDRIISKREESQVIEVHPKLVERRSVADGPFIDYRR
- a CDS encoding YnhF family membrane protein; its protein translation is MDTDLKMSLFTTLGALAVIIAFSFTAALN
- the sodB gene encoding superoxide dismutase [Fe]; the protein is MSFELPALPYEKNALEPHISAETLEYHYGKHHNAYVVNLNNLLKGSEFEGSSLEALIKASSGGIFNNAAQVWNHTFYWHCLSPQGGGEPQGKLAAAINQAFGSFTAFREQFSDAAVKNFGAGWTWLVERPDGSLAIVNTSNAATPLTGEDKPLLTVDVWEHAYYIDYRNARPTYLENFWALVNWAFVEENLA
- a CDS encoding C40 family peptidase; translation: MRLILTLFVLLFTQLFFNLAHAAPQGRIAAEQRKSHVNEARPDDRKKKKAVKASKKAKTTTPQKTAKLSKAKTEKTAKKIVSAKSKGKTQKIAKIKVTPPKKGYKKGYGRHREAGMATAKLVRDDKPLKLTPAHKKRYQHAKQTAMAKLMDQMGKPYRWGGTSPRTGFDCSGLIYYAYKDVVKIKMPRTANEMYHLRDAAPIKRSELESGDLVFFRINNRGVADHVGVYLGNGKFIQSPRTGEEIRISQLDNDYWQNHYIGARRVVTPKTIR
- a CDS encoding Grx4 family monothiol glutaredoxin; the encoded protein is MTTTIEKIQHQIAENPILLYMKGSPKLPNCGFSAQAVQALSACGERFAYVDILQNPDIRSELPKYANWPTFPQLWVDGELVGGCDIIIEMYQRGELQQLIKETAEKYKQQEDQQP
- the rnt gene encoding ribonuclease T, whose product is MRAAFDEDKKLMAEKSDLNALSGRFRGFYPVVIDIETAGFNAKTDALLEIAAVTLKMDENGWLQQDETLHFHVEPFEGANLQPEALAFNGIDPSNPLRGAVSEHDALHAIFKAVRKGIKDRGCNRAIIVAHNANFDHSFLMAAAERASLKRNPFHPFATFDTAALSGLVLGQTVLAKACIAANIPFDSSQAHSALYDTEQTALLFCELVNRWKRLGGWPLAVENTD
- the gloA gene encoding lactoylglutathione lyase, coding for MRLLHTMIRVGDLQRSIDFYTKVLGMRLLRTSENPEYKYSLAFVGYTDESEGAVIELTYNWGTDSYEMGSAFGHLALGVDDVAATCDSIRNAGGKVTREAGPVKGGTTVIAFVEDPDGYKIELIENKHAGHGLGH